A window of Myxococcales bacterium genomic DNA:
TCGGGCGGCGCGCCAGGACGGCGGGCGCTGGTGCGCGCGCGCTCCTTGGCGAAACCGAAGTCGAGGACGATCGCCTTGCCGAAGCTGCCGTCAGGCTCGGTCGTGACCATGACGTTGCCGGGCTTGAGATCGCCGTGCACGAGGCCCTGCGCGTGGATGGCCGCGACACCGGAGGCGATGTCGTGGGCGATGCGTCGGAACTCGTCTGAGGTGTACCCGCCCTGAGCCTTCTTCTTGCGGATGTGCGTGTGGAGCGTCTGCCCCGTGATGTGCTCCATCACGAGGATCGGACCCCAGGGCGACGGCGCCAGATCGTGCACGCGGCACACGTTCGGGTGGCTAACGCTGCGCGCCAGAAGGAGTTCTTGCCGCAGCGCTTCGTCGTCGCCGGGCATGCGCGACTCTTCGCGGACGATCTTCAGCGCGACTTGCTGCTGCGTCGATCGGTCGTAGGCAAGGAACACCTCACCCATTCCGCCTTTCCCGAGGGATTGGCGGATCTCATAGCGATCGATGACGATCATGCCTGGGGCTATCGGCCCAGGGCTTTGGCGGGAAGCCGCGTCCGTCAATGGACTTGGAAGCGTCTTCGATCCGGCCGCAACGTGCAACACAGGAAGCTACGCCGGCGCGGATTCCCTCGCTTTTTTTTCAAGCGCCTTCCTCACGCGGCCCTCCGGCCACGAGCTCGCCCGGTGACTTTGGGCCCGCCCATGCTGCGATCGGGCGGATTTCTGGCAAAGTGAGCGCCCCGTGAAGGCCGGCCCTCCCCTCTCCGAGGCTTCGCTCCGTCGCCGTGGCCTTGTCCTCCTGCTGACGGCCATCGCGTGCACCGTGGCCGTCTGGCTCGGGCCGCCCATCCACCAGGACCTCGGCTACCACCAGTTCGCCGACACGCGAACGCTCTTGGCCGTGCCCAATGCGTTGAACGTGCTTTCGAACCTGCCCTTCGCCGTCGTCGGACTCTTGGGCCTCCGCAAGGTGTGGGTCGCCCAAGCTCCCTCGCCGCTCGCGGAGCGCGGCCAACGCTCGTGGTTCCTGGTGCTCTTCGGCGGCATCTTCCTCACGGCCTTCGGCTCGGCCTACTACCACTACGCGCCTGACAGCCGCTCCCTCTTCTGGGACCGACTGCCCATGACGCTCGGGTTCATGTCGCTCTTCGCGCTTGTCCTCAAGGAGCGCGTGAGCGTGCGCCTCGGCGCTGTGCTCGCCGGTCCGCTCGTCTTGCTCGGCCTCGCGAGCGTGAGCTACTGGCGCTGGGGCGACGCGTCGGGCCACGGCGATCTCCGCCTTTACGTGCTCGTGCAGTTCTACCCGCTCCTGTCGCTGCCGCTCATCTTGTGGCTCTTCCCACCGCGATACGCGGGCACGCGTGAGCTTGTCGTCACGATCGGCTGGTATGCCTTGGCCAAGGCCCTCGAGGTCGCCGACGCGCGCATCTTCGCGCTCACGTCGACCCTTGTGAGCGGCCATTCGCTGAAGCACCTGGCAGCGGCGACGGCCACCTGGTTCCTCGTCCGGATGGCCGACGCAAGGCAGCGAGGCGACCATCACGGATCGCGACCCAAGGCGTGACGCGAACGCAGACGACTACGGACGAACCTTGGTCACGTAGAAGTGCTCGCGCGTCGCGACGTAGACGTAGTTGCCGGACACGGTGAGGTCGTCGACCCAACTGCCGACGTCTTCCTCGCGCAGGGTGCGACCCGACTCCTTGTCGACAACGACGAGGCGACCGTTGTGATCGGCGACGAAGGCCTTGCCGTCGGCGATGCGAACGCGAATCGGGTGCCCGAGGCCGCCGCCGACCTTGGTCTTGCGGCCCGTCGCCAGGTCGACGCGCTCGAGGTAACCGTCGTTCGAGCCCTTGGGGACGACGACGTAGGCGCTGCCTCCGTCGATGGCGCGGCATTTGACGATGGGCGAAAGCTCGGTGCCACCTTCGAAGAGCGAGCCATCTTGATTGAGCGTCGTCTCCCTCGCGGCCGGCACAGGGATCTTCACGAGCTTGCTCGCGCGCGGGTGGCAGAGCGCGAAGTGAACGACGTCGTCTTGGACCACAAAGGCCGCGTTCGGGCGATCGACGAATGCGCTGCGACCCTCGAGGATGGTGCGGTCGAGCTCGATGCGAATCTTCTTGGTGATCTTCTTGGCCGACGGATCGAACCAGCTAAGGACGAAGGCGAACTGGGCCCCCTGATTCGCGGGCGGACGTCCGAACAGGATGTCGACGGGGTTGCCGTCGAGGTTGTTGTCGTAGCCCAGCAAGACGAGCTGCTCGCCGTCGGCTTGGATGCCGTCGGCGCCGCGCAGGTGGAGGGCCGAGCGCGGTCCCCACTCATCGGCGACGCGCATGCGCACGGGGTCGACGCTCAGGAAGTGACCGAAGTCGTTGTTGAGCGCCACGAACATTCGACCGCCGAGCACGCCCAGCGAGGAGGCGAGGCGGCCGTCGGGGAGCGCGACAGCGGAGGTGCCCAACTTGGGGGTCGCCTCGCCCACCGCAGACGCCTCGTCGCCGCTCGGCTCCGCGTCACCGGGAGCGGCGCAAGCTGTCATCGAGAGGCTCGCCAGGGCGAAAACGGAGAGGACGCGGAGGTGATGCATGGCCTCCGTGTAGGCATAGGGCATACCCGCCGCGGCGCGCGGCGTTGACCGCTGTTTTTGTGCCTCGCGGCGCTAAGCTGCGTCGGCGCTGCGACGCGCGTCGACGACAAGTGGATCGCCCGTGGCCGGGTCATTCCTGCGTAACCAGAAGAATCACACGGGGATGGACCGCTTTCGGGCCGCGCTCAAGCCCGCTACGAACGCCTCATCGCCTTGCGCTCACGGTCGGTCACGGAGCGCCAGAGCCACTCGACAGGGCCGAGGCGAAAGCGCGTCAACCACGCCGCCGCGAAGGCCGCCTGCACCGCGAAGATCCCGAGGGCAATGCATGCACCTTGCACGTGACTGACACGACCGAAGAGTCCCCCGCCGTAGCCGTAGAAGATGAGGCCAAGCAGGACCGACTGAACGAGGTAGCTCGTGAGCGTCATGCGCCCGATGGGCGCGAGGGCACCGAGCGCCTTTCCAACGCGGCTCCGATCCGCCAACCAGAGCACCGCCGCGCCGAGGCCGGCCGCGAGGCCGAGCTCGCCGCACTCCGTCAGCGCTGCGAGCGTCACGCCTGACGCGTGCGACCGCGCCGCGGCCCACGCCGCGCCGGCCCC
This region includes:
- a CDS encoding alkaline phytoceramidase; this translates as MKAGPPLSEASLRRRGLVLLLTAIACTVAVWLGPPIHQDLGYHQFADTRTLLAVPNALNVLSNLPFAVVGLLGLRKVWVAQAPSPLAERGQRSWFLVLFGGIFLTAFGSAYYHYAPDSRSLFWDRLPMTLGFMSLFALVLKERVSVRLGAVLAGPLVLLGLASVSYWRWGDASGHGDLRLYVLVQFYPLLSLPLILWLFPPRYAGTRELVVTIGWYALAKALEVADARIFALTSTLVSGHSLKHLAAATATWFLVRMADARQRGDHHGSRPKA